The following proteins come from a genomic window of Lycium ferocissimum isolate CSIRO_LF1 chromosome 4, AGI_CSIRO_Lferr_CH_V1, whole genome shotgun sequence:
- the LOC132052486 gene encoding nuclear transcription factor Y subunit C-4-like, translating into MDNNNNNNNNQSPTDPAAAATQTATYPPQTPFHHLLQQQQQQLHMFWNYQRQEIEQVNDFKNHQLPLARIKKIMKADEDVRMISAEAPILFAKACELFILELTIRSWLHAEENKRRTLQKNDIAAAITRTDIFDFLVDIVPRDEIKDEGVGVVGLGPGMVGPNTASGVPYYYPPLGPPGGMMMGRPAGVVPGVDPSMYAPSQAWQSVWQTTEDNSYASGGGSSGQQGNLDGQG; encoded by the exons AtggataacaacaacaacaacaacaacaaccaatctcCGACTGACCCCGCCGCCGCCGCCACACAAACCGCCACATACCCGCCGCAAACACCATTTCACCATCtccttcaacaacaacaacaacaactccacatGTTCTGGAATTACCAACGTCAAGAAATCGAACAAGTCAACGATTTCAAGAACCACCAACTCCCTTTAGCCcgtataaaaaaaatcatgaaagctGATGAAGATGTACGTATGATTTCAGCTGAAGCACCAATTCTCTTCGCTAAAGCATGTGAGCTTTTCATTCTCGAACTCACGATTCGCTCTTGGTTACACGCTGAGGAAAACAAACGTCGAACCTTACAGAAGAATGATATCGCTGCTGCGATTACTCGTACTgatatatttgattttcttgttgatATTGTACCTAGGGATGAGATTAAGGATGaaggtgttggtgttgttgggcTTGGGCCTGGAATGGTGGGCCCAAATACTGCTAGTGGTGTGCCGTATTATTATCCACCATTGGGCCCACCAGGTGGGATGATGATGGGTAGGCCTGCAGGTGTGGTGCCAGGGGTAGATCCGTCAATGTATGCGCCGTCACAGGCGTGGCAATCTGTATGGCAGACCACAGAGGATAATTCATATGCTAGTGGTGGTGGTAGCAGTGGACAACAGGGTAACCTTGATGGTCAAGG TTAA